The DNA region GACGCCGGGGAACTGAGACGCGCCCCGCCCCGCGCCCGACCGAGGGGTGAGGGGCCGGGTGAATCCCGGGTAGGGGTGCCGGAAGCTACCGCTGCCCGCGGCCGAACGCGTGCGGCTCGACGGGCTGCTGCGTCCTGGGCAGGCCGGCGACCACGAGCCGATAGGACTCGGTGACCAGCTCGGACACCATGTCCGCGTCCAGGGATCCGCCCGGGTGCAGCGAGATCCAGTGCCGCTTGTTCATGTGGTATCCGGGCGTGATGTCGGCGTGCGCATCGCGGAGCGACATCGAATCAGACGGCAACGCCTTGAGGATCACCTGGCGTTCGCCGTCGACGGTCGTGTGGAACATGAACATCTTCCCGCGGACCTTGAACACGTCGACGCCCGGCCCGAACGGGAACTCCAGAGTCGATGCGGGCAGTTCGCGGGCCCGCATCGCGGCGCACTTCTAAAGTTCCCGTCCGTTCACGGCGTCGACGCTACCGCCACCGCCCCGGCGTCCGGCCGGGTGTCCCGCCCCGAGTGCTCCTGCGTGTCGTTCGCGCATGACGACCCGGCGACGAGAGGGTTGGCCAGCGTCCCGGCGAACTGCAGCGACCCGGCCTGATCGGTCAGGTCCACCATCTGCCGGGTGTTCCGCAGCTGCAGTCGGTTGAGGCACGAATGTCTGAATCGCGGAGCGAACAGCGCCTCCCAGGTGGGACGGTGCACCTCGTTGTCGTCGTCGTCCTCGTTGTCGCCGCGCCCGCCGCCGTCACGACCGCCGCCGCGACCTCCCGCGCCGGGCCCCAGGGTCTCCAGGCACTGCCGCGTCTCGTCCCAGAACTGATCGGCGTCCAGCGCCCCGGCGACGTCGAGGACCGCGGCGAGGTGGCGCAGCACCCCGTCCATGACGTCGGTGTGGACACTCAGCGCGCCGGTCTCGGCGTCCACCACGTGGCGGATCCGCTCGAGCCCCGCGGGCAGGGGGCGGTCGCGAACGACGGCAACCTCCTCGCCGATGTCCTTGAACAGCACCCGGCGCACCGTGTGGTCGGGACCCATCACCACGATGACGTTCTCGCCGTGCGGCATGAACACCAGTCCGTGCACGAGCAGGCACCGCGCGACGGGCACCACGTAGGCGTCGAGCAGCGCCCGGAGCCAGGTGCGGGCGTCCAGGCCGGACCGCTCGAGGTGTTCGACGGCGAGGGCCCGCCCGTGGAGGTCCACGTGCAGCATCGAGGCGAGCGTGAC from Dietzia sp. B32 includes:
- a CDS encoding MmcQ/YjbR family DNA-binding protein — its product is MRARELPASTLEFPFGPGVDVFKVRGKMFMFHTTVDGERQVILKALPSDSMSLRDAHADITPGYHMNKRHWISLHPGGSLDADMVSELVTESYRLVVAGLPRTQQPVEPHAFGRGQR